A stretch of DNA from Streptomyces xanthii:
GGTGTCGGTGGGCCGGGAGTCCGGGCTGTGGTTCGCCCAGGAGCGCCGGGCGAGTTTCCAGCTGCTCGACGGTCGGGGACAGCGTTGGCATCAGGCACAGCCGACGGCCGGGCCAGCCCTGCTGTGGTCACACGGCGCGCATCTCACGCTGCGTTTGGAGGGGGTGGCTTCCGAGGGGAGGGCGCTGAAGATCGCACGCTCCACGGACGATCGCGGCGGAAGCCTGTGAGAGGGCAGCAGCGGGGCCACGGCTTTGCCGCTGTTGCCGCTGGCTCCGTCGGGCGGGAAGAAGAGCCCGCGGCGTGCGGAACCTGGACGCCGCGAGCGGTGTACCAGAAGTGAACCGGTTCGGAGGGGCCGTGCCGGTTGGTCGACTGGGGGGATCGTATGCGTGCGGTACGGAATCTGGCCGCCCTGTTCACAGCGCTGGCGGCCGCGCTGGGACTGGTGCTGTGGGGCACGGCTCAGGCCTCGGCGGGCGGGCCGACGAGCGTCCTGGTCGTGTCACCCGAGAGCAAGGAAAGCGCGTCGCTCTATTTCAGCGACAAGGACTACGAGCGGCTGGCCCGGCTGCTCGGGGAGCCGGGTGAGACCAAAGGGGCGTTACCGCCGGGCCTGGGGGTCGGTACCGGCAGGCAGCTCAATGTGACGTGGCTGCTCCACGACACACAGCCGTGGCGCGTGGACCGCGTCTATCCGGACACGCCGGGCAGCAAGGAGGTCTGGATCCACACGTCGACCGACATGAACGGGTTGACCGGGATCTGGCACACCGCTGACAAGCCCGCAGAGCTGCGGTCTCTGATGCACGAGCTCGGGGTCATGGGGAAACGGTCGCCGGGCGGCAAGGACCCCGTCGCGCCTGCTGCCGAGCCGTCCCGCAATCGCACGATGGCGAAGCCTGACCACCCGGCGACGAGTACTCCGGCCCAGGCCGCCGGATCGGCGCCCGACGCAGTGGCAGTCGGCTGGTGGTGGGTGGTGCCCGGCGTGCTGGCCGGTGCCGCGTTGGGGCTGCTGCTGCGGCCTCTGGTCTCCGGCTTGCCCAGCAGGGTGGCGGAGGTGCGCCGGCGCAGAGAGCACGGCCCGCGTCAGGAGCTGCGGGACATATGAAGCTGGCGTTCCCTGCCGGGCCGGCCCGCTGCTCAGGAGTGCCGACGTCCCGGTGCACCGAGCCCGTCTCCGGACCGGCCGGAGGGAGCCCGGTGCACCGGAACCGGGATCAGGTGAGGTCGACGGTCGGGTAGAGCGGGAAGCCTGCGAGCAGGTCGGCGGCCCGGTGGGCCACCTCGTCGGAGATCTTGGCGTCCAGGACGTGCTGGGCCTTGGACTGGGTGCCCTTGCTGGTGGTGCCGGGCTCTGCCGCCGCCAGGACGCGGTCCATCAGGGCGGCGATCTCGTCCATCTCGGCGGTGCCCAGACCGCGGGTGGTCAGGGCGGGCGTGCCGATGCGGATGCCGGAGGTGTACCAGGCGCCGTTCGGGTCGGCCGGGATGGCGTTGCGGTTGGTGACGATGCCGGAGTCAAGGAGCGCGGACTCGGCCTGGCGGCCGGTCAGACCGTAGGAGGTGGCGACATCGATCAGATTCAGGTGATTGTCCGTGCCGCCGGTGACCAGGGTGGCGCCGCGGCGGGTGAGGCCTTCGGCGAGGGCTCGGGCGTTGTCGACGACGGCCTGGGCGTAGGTGCGGAACTCGGGGCGCCGGGCCTCGGCCAGAGCGACGGCCTTGGCGGCCATGACGTGGGGCAGGGGGCCGCCGAGGACCATCGGGCAGCCTCGGTCGACCTGGTCCTTGAGGGAGTCGTCGCAGAGCACCATGCCGCCGCGCGGGCCGCGCAGCGACTTGTGGGTGGTGGTCGTGACGATCTGGGCGTGCGGCACCGGGTCGAAGTCGCCGGTGAGTACCTTTCCGGCGACGAGGCCGGCGAAGTGCGCCATGTCGACCATCAGCGTGGCGCCGACCTCGTCCGCGATCTCCCGCATGATGCGGAAGTTCACCAGGCGGGGGTAGGCCGAGTAGCCGGCGACGATGATCAGCGG
This window harbors:
- a CDS encoding glycine hydroxymethyltransferase — protein: MTDLTPESTAYRAALDVIRGVEPRVADAIGQELTDQREMLKLIASENYASPATLLTMGNWFSDKYAEGTVGRRFYAGCRNVDTVESLAAEHARELFGAQHAYVQPHSGIDANLVAFWAVLADRVEAPFLAKTGVRQINDLTDADWAELRQAFGNQRMLGMSLDAGGHLTHGFRPNISGKMFDQRSYGTDPATGLIDYEALRAQAREFKPLIIVAGYSAYPRLVNFRIMREIADEVGATLMVDMAHFAGLVAGKVLTGDFDPVPHAQIVTTTTHKSLRGPRGGMVLCDDSLKDQVDRGCPMVLGGPLPHVMAAKAVALAEARRPEFRTYAQAVVDNARALAEGLTRRGATLVTGGTDNHLNLIDVATSYGLTGRQAESALLDSGIVTNRNAIPADPNGAWYTSGIRIGTPALTTRGLGTAEMDEIAALMDRVLAAAEPGTTSKGTQSKAQHVLDAKISDEVAHRAADLLAGFPLYPTVDLT